Proteins encoded by one window of Salvia splendens isolate huo1 chromosome 14, SspV2, whole genome shotgun sequence:
- the LOC121765543 gene encoding uncharacterized protein LOC121765543 yields the protein MDLLGNYASSDEEDNKEQPPPPSQLVPPMEPAKSVAESSPKRGGIFNSLPPPKSSFFNSLPPPKSQSFPNPNSQSGAQHRDDGGIMANTKPNSSSSSLFSSLPCPKSSAASSAAKKVVQFKPPMITNPYLRSLDEDDDDDDDKGEEERKKKTSREKISTTSAMSFLSSIPAPKHSATLGVMPSASGMGRRSMLDTSSPATDVSTGSDADGNPNQSNDANYANYSDNGTGNGADSNPDSVNYGVYDHSTSLDGENYAYYAAYGGASTDSRTAEIDAGVNPNSVSYEGVDCSYPQGHVDYSNYGEYGNNLQYENNWGNSTALPEAQGRVEDAFQVLGKRGRKDIPPEIIEVNQDELMKNRPREDQVKSTGIAFGPAYQPASTKGKPTKLHKRKHQIGSLYFDMRQKETELAERRSRGFLTKAQTQGKYGW from the exons ATGGATTTGCTCGGAAATTACGCCTCCTCGGATGAAGAGGACAACAAAGAACAACCGCCTCCGCCGTCGCAGCTGGTACCTCCGATGGAGCCAGCTAAATCTGTAGCAGAAtcctccccaaaacgcggtgGAATCTTCAATTCTCTCCCGCCGCCCAAATCATCCTTCTTCAATTCACTCCCCCCGCCCAAATCCCAGTCTTTCCCTAACCCTAATTCCCAATCAGGAGCTCAGCATCGAGATGATGGAGGAATCATGGCAAATACAAAACCTAACTCCTCGTCTTCTTCCTTATTCTCGTCTCTTCCCTGCCCCAAGTCGTCGGCGGCTTCTTCCGCAGCTAAGAAGGTTGTTCAATTCAAGCCTCCAATGATTACGAACCCGTATTTGCGTAGTCTTGATGAAGATGACGACGATGACGATGATAAGggtgaagaagagagaaaaaagaagaCATCGAGAGAGAAGATATCCACCACCTCTGCGATGTCGTTCCTGTCCAGCATCCCGGCGCCAAAGCATTCAGCTACATTGGGCGTTATGCCTTCTGCTTCGGGTATGGGCCGGCGATCGATGCTTGACACTAGCTCTCCGGCAACCGATGTGAGTACTGGAAGTGATGCTGATGGGAACCCTAATCAGTCAAATGACGCGAATTACGCTAATTATAGTGATAATGGCACTGGAAATGGTGCTGATTCTAATCCAGATTCAGTAAACTATGGCGTTTATGATCATTCAACTAGTTTAGATGGTGAAAACTATGCGTATTATGCTGCTTATGGTGGTGCTTCGACCGATTCTAGAACAGCTGAAATTGATGCCGGTGTAAACCCTAATTCAGTATCATATGAAGGTGTTGATTGCTCATACCCCCAAGGGCATGTAGATTACTCGAATTATGGTGAATATGGTAATAATTTGCAGTATGAGAATAATTGGGGAAATTCGACTGCATTGCCTGAGGCACAGGGGAGGGTTGAGGATGCGTTCCAAGTTCTTGGAAAAAGGGGCAGGAAGGATATTCCACCAGAGATAATTGAGGTGAACCAGGATGAGTTGATGAAGAATCGGCCGAGGGAAGATCAGGTTAAGAGTACTGGGATTGCATTTGGCCCTGCATATCAG CCTGCATCTACCAAAGGCAAGCCGACAAAGTTGCATAAGCGGAAGCATCAGATCGGGTCGTTGTACTTCGATATGAGGCAGAAAGAGACAGAGCTCGCGGAGAGGCGTTCGAGAGGGTTCCTCACCAAAGCTCAAACACAAGGAAAATATGGATGGTGA
- the LOC121763490 gene encoding probable 3-beta-hydroxysteroid-Delta(8),Delta(7)-isomerase — protein MSMDADHPYVPRDLKLPGYEPVFLSQSTILLVYGAASLLVVSLMWLLSGRIHKISKVDRILMCWWIFTGLTHIILEGYFAFTPDFYKVNTPHYLAEVWKEYSKGDSRYVGRDSAVVAVEGITAAIEGPACLLVVYAIAKKKSYSYVLQLSICLGQLYGCLVYFATAILEGDNFATSMFYYYAYYVFANMWWVFIPGAIAARCWKKICVGCNVQEQKKSKTR, from the exons ATGAGTATGGACGCTGATCACCCCTACGTGCCAAGAGATCTAAAGTTGCCTGGCTACGAGCCCGTTTTCCTTTCTCAGTCGACCATCCTTCTTGTCTATGGTGCTGCGTCTCTGTTGGTGGTCTCCTTAATGTGGCTCTTATCTG GGCGGATTCATAAGATCTCTAAAGTCGATAGGATACTAATGTGCTGGTGGATATTCACTGGTCTCACACACATCATCCTCGAGGGCTACTTTGCCTTTACCCCTGATTTTTACAAAGTGAATACTCCACACTACCTTGCAGAAGTCT GGAAAGAGTACAGTAAAGGCGACTCAAGATATGTTGGCCGGGATTCTGCTGTTGTTGCCGTTGAAGGGATCACAGCTGCTATTGAGGGCCCAGCATGCCTCCTTGTAGT GTACGCCATTGCAAAGAAGAAGTCATACAGCTACGTACTTCAACTATCTATCTGCCTCGGCCAGCTATATGGGTGTCTCGTGTATTTTGCAACGGCTATCTTGGAGGGAGACAACTTTGCAACGAGTATGTTCTATTACTACGCGTATTACGTCTTTGCTAATATGTGGTGGGTTTTTATCCCGGGTGCCATTGCTGCTCGTTGCTGGAAAAAGATATGTGTGGGATGCAATGTTCAAGAACAGAAGAAGAGCAAAACCCGTTGA